The genomic DNA GCGGCGGGCGCCATATCGCTTGGGGACTATGCCGTTCGTCGGGCAAACCGGCTTGCTGCGCGGGGCAATCGCCGGTATCTTCGGCATCCGCTGAGTTCAATGCACGCTGGGACACTGGGACATGCCATGAAAATTCTGATCGCCGACGACCACCGGCTCGTCATCGAGGCGGTCAAGGCCAAGCTGTCGGAGCTCGAGCCCGGCATCGAGTTCGTCCTGGCCATGAGCGTCGACGAATTGCTTGCCGGCGCCACCGACGAGCTCGACCTGGCCCTGATCGACCTCAACATGCCCGGCGCCGATGGCCAGGCGCACATCGACGAGATCCGCCGCCGCCATCCGGCCGTGCCGGTCATCGTGCTCTCGGGCTACGAAGACCCGGCCATCATGCGCAGCGCGCTGGAGCGCGGCGTGCTCGGTTTCATCCCCAAGGCCTACTCGCCCGAGGTCATGCTGTCGGCCGTGCGGCTGGTGCTGGCTGGCGGCGTGTACGTGCCGCCGATGATGCTCACGGCGCTGCCGCCCGGCATCGTGGCCGGCGTGGCACCCACGCAGAACGGCGATGCGCGCCCTGCAGGCGCTTCCTCGCAGACGCTCGAGCACCTGCGCAGCGTGCTCACCGAGCGCCAGGTCGAGGTGCTGCAGCTGCTCTCGCAGGGCAAGCCCAACAAGCTCATCGGCCGCAGCCTGGGCATCAGCGAAGGCACGGTCAAGATCCACCTGGCGGCCATTTTCCGCGCGCTCAACGTGCGCAACCGCACCGAGGCGGTGGTGGCCGCGCAGGCGCTGACCGAGGCGCAGCAGGCCTGAGCCGTGGCTCTAGGCCGCGCGCAGCTGGGCGCCGGGCGGCGCCTCTTGCGCATCGGCCCGGCCTGCCGCTGCTGT from Variovorax sp. V93 includes the following:
- a CDS encoding response regulator transcription factor — encoded protein: MKILIADDHRLVIEAVKAKLSELEPGIEFVLAMSVDELLAGATDELDLALIDLNMPGADGQAHIDEIRRRHPAVPVIVLSGYEDPAIMRSALERGVLGFIPKAYSPEVMLSAVRLVLAGGVYVPPMMLTALPPGIVAGVAPTQNGDARPAGASSQTLEHLRSVLTERQVEVLQLLSQGKPNKLIGRSLGISEGTVKIHLAAIFRALNVRNRTEAVVAAQALTEAQQA